Proteins encoded by one window of Microplitis demolitor isolate Queensland-Clemson2020A chromosome 6, iyMicDemo2.1a, whole genome shotgun sequence:
- the LOC103572807 gene encoding uncharacterized protein LOC103572807, with protein MDVFDSMHWRTTKKLLSAIGLWPFQPVIQRIVVGAFVYFIIQSIFICVFLKLVVAWGNLAETLYSVPILVYFSMIQVKITNCHLNLHKAKYLLLRVKKDWESKLEDSEFEILRNDGRIHKIIMDVYFSGLICVATVYIVLPLMSPLLDIIIPLNETRERILPYPAEYFIDIQKNFFMLYPHGAIVTPIALTVLVGFDSLYAGFVQHACSMFTIIGRRLENLTVDRNNIDEEKNSLNEHRGLQSFITCVKMHKDILQFVKLVEKYYSNYFFVLLGVIVVGLSATGFQFVVLLSGIGEKVRCLWYAMGQVTHLFFLSYVGQKLIDHSQVINESLSAAKWYDYPQKMKPIIILMLMRGKRVSTVSAGKIYVMSIENFSSVIKASMSYFAVLTSMES; from the exons atggacGTTTTTGATAGCATGCACTGGAGAACAACAAAGAAACTGCTGTCTGCGATAGGATTGTGGCCTTTTCAGCCGGTTATTCAACGAATAGTAGTCGGAGCtttcgtttattttattatacagaGTATTTTTATATGTGTG tttttgaaattggtTGTGGCGTGGGGGAATTTGGCTGAGACGCTTTACAGTGTGCCAATACTTGTCTACTTTTCGATGATTCAAGTCAAAATAACTAACTGTCATTTGAATTTACATaag gctaaatatttactattacgAGTTAAAAAAGACTGGGAATCAAAATTAGAAGATTctgaatttgaaatattacgTAATGATGGACGTatccataaaataataatggatgTTTACTTTA gtGGATTAATTTGCGTAGCGACTGTGTACATCGTACTGCCATTAATGTCACCTCTTCTCGACATAATCATTCCCCTGAATGAAACTAGGGAAAGAATATTACCCTATCCAGCAGAATACTTTATAGacatccaaaaaaattttttcatgctcTACCCTCACGGAGCGATAGTAACTCCCATAGCTTTGACAGTTCTCGTAGGATTTGATTCACTCTACGCAGGTTTTGTTCAGCATGCCTGCAGCATGTTTACTATCATTGG AAGACGCCTAGAGAATTTGACTGTGGACAGAAATAATAtcgatgaagaaaaaaattccctgaatgAACATCGTGGTCTCCAGTCATTTATTACTTGTGTTAAAATGCATAAAGATATTTTACA GTTTGTAAAACTTGTAGAAAAATACtactctaattatttttttgtgctaCTTGGCGTTATTGTGGTCGGCTTAAGCGCTACAGGTTTTCAA TTTGTAGTTTTGTTAAGTGGAATAGGTGAAAAAGTACGTTGTCTTTGGTACGCGATGGGCCAAGTGactcacttattttttttgagttatgtCGGTCAAAAGTTAATAGATCACAGTCAAGTTATCAACGAGTCgct AAGTGCCGCCAAGTGGTACGACTATCCTCAAAAAATGAAaccgataattattttaatgctgATGAGAGGCAAAAGAGTATCGACAGTATCGGCTGGTAAAATTTATGTCATgtcaatcgaaaatttcagtTCC gTAATAAAAGCTTCAATGTCATACTTTGCCGTTCTTACATCTATGGAgtcataa
- the LOC106693878 gene encoding uncharacterized protein LOC106693878: protein MNSNKMEDKFKCSCTRLCSRKYKDSGRIQSECLYADYIFKDLENAIKLQAELKKGIEVMLPDGRTLKELGTDFFEYRAFAIMLAYKLILNLEKCPSAREIIKDTDHEKIYLEAKEKYSEAIDKLMNISDEDILRLQEDHHYEIDL from the exons atgaattcaaataaaatg GAAGACAAATTCAAATGCAGTTGTACACGACTCTGTTCGCGCAAATATAAGGATTCCGGTAGGATTCAAAGTGAATGTTTATATGCAGATTATATCTTTAAAGATCTTGAGAATGCTATAAAATTACAAGCCGAATTGAAAAAAGGGATCGAAGTGATGTTGCCTGATGGTAGAACATTAAAAGAACTAGGAACAGACTTTTTCGAATACCGTGCGTTTGCTATCATGTTAGCTTATAAGTTGATTCTAAACCTTGAAAAATGTCCAAGTGCAAGAGAAATCATCAAGGATACGGACCACGAAAAAATCTACTTAGAagctaaagaaaaatattcagaaGCTATCGATAAACTTATGAATATTAGCGATGAAGATATCCTGCGGTTACAAGAGGATCATCATTACGAGATTGATTTGTAA